In a genomic window of Candidatus Methylomirabilota bacterium:
- a CDS encoding PIG-L family deacetylase produces MKTTTTSRGPARRTRQVLGLALAASLLAGCSGLSRAAELPVDPDILQQLRSFATMGSVLYIAAHPDDENTRVITYLARGRGYRTAYLSLTRGDGGQNLLGPQFREQLGVARTQELLAARRLDGGRQYFTRAKDFGFSKDYQDTLRIWDRQAVLADIVRVIRSFRPDVIVTRFSPQPGNTHGHHTASTILAVEAFKLAGDPRAFPEQLGELTPWQPKRILHNVGVGGAGAGAAGGNGTGVVKMDIGGNDPVLGEPFASIAARSRAMHKTQGFDVGLGVPVGPSRTESFVSLGGEPAAHDILDGVDTTWNRVPGGAEIGRLTEEAIARFKPEDPAASVPALLAIRSRVSVLPANPVVSDKRQQLDRIIQAFIGLEVETLVDQPEAVPGETLKMRHTAVMRSGLPVRWTAVRYPSIQRAVTTVLELRANQSVVRDENQILPATTPPSQPYWLRKEGTAGLFQVDNPSLIGRPENPAAFPIEYVFEVGGQTLVISGEPVQAADPANATMRRRLDVIPPVSLRFVSDVQLFAPGATRPVTVELTAARASVAGTVQLEGPTGWRITASQPFHLAEAGEHARFTFTVTAPAQLAMATLEGSVEVNGLRFNTQRIELRYNHIPFQLLQPVARLKAVSLDLAIRGRHIGYLAGAGDDVAGCLERMGYAVTQLTGADLIPDKLRPLDAVVIGIRAFNTRKDLAGHLPALFEYVEAGGNVIAQYNLSDGLGANWLAPFRLRISRDRVTDEHAPVTFLAPDHPVLTRPNRITRADFDGWVQERGLYFPDQWDERFSAILASGDPGEMPLRGGLLVARHGKGYFVYTSLAWFRQLPEGVPGAYRLFANLVSLGK; encoded by the coding sequence ATGAAAACGACGACGACGTCAAGAGGGCCGGCCAGGCGCACCCGCCAGGTGCTTGGGCTGGCCCTCGCCGCAAGCTTGCTGGCCGGCTGCTCCGGGCTCAGTCGAGCCGCCGAGCTCCCGGTCGACCCCGACATCCTGCAGCAACTGCGCAGCTTCGCCACGATGGGCAGCGTGCTGTACATCGCGGCGCATCCGGACGACGAGAACACGCGGGTCATCACCTACCTGGCGCGCGGTCGTGGATACCGGACGGCCTATCTGTCGCTCACGCGGGGCGACGGCGGTCAGAACCTGCTCGGTCCCCAGTTCCGCGAGCAATTGGGCGTAGCTCGCACTCAGGAATTGCTCGCCGCGCGGCGTCTGGATGGAGGACGGCAGTACTTCACGCGCGCGAAAGACTTCGGGTTTTCGAAGGATTACCAGGACACTCTGCGGATCTGGGATCGGCAGGCAGTCCTGGCTGACATCGTCCGCGTGATCCGCTCGTTCCGGCCGGACGTGATCGTCACGCGTTTCTCTCCGCAGCCGGGGAACACTCACGGCCATCACACCGCGTCCACCATCCTTGCCGTTGAAGCCTTCAAGCTCGCCGGCGACCCGCGAGCATTCCCCGAGCAACTCGGCGAGCTGACCCCGTGGCAGCCCAAACGCATTCTCCACAACGTCGGCGTTGGCGGCGCAGGAGCCGGCGCGGCCGGGGGCAACGGGACAGGCGTGGTGAAGATGGACATCGGTGGCAACGACCCGGTGCTGGGCGAACCGTTTGCCTCGATTGCCGCCCGCAGTCGGGCCATGCACAAGACGCAAGGCTTCGACGTGGGCCTCGGCGTGCCGGTCGGCCCGTCGAGGACCGAGTCCTTTGTATCGCTCGGTGGCGAACCCGCGGCGCACGACATCCTCGACGGAGTGGACACGACGTGGAACCGCGTGCCGGGTGGCGCGGAGATCGGGCGATTGACCGAGGAAGCGATCGCGCGGTTCAAGCCGGAAGACCCGGCGGCCAGCGTGCCCGCCTTGTTGGCGATCCGCAGCCGAGTGTCCGTATTGCCCGCGAATCCCGTCGTCAGCGACAAACGCCAGCAACTGGACCGGATCATCCAGGCCTTCATCGGTCTCGAGGTGGAGACCCTGGTGGATCAACCCGAGGCCGTGCCCGGCGAAACGTTGAAGATGCGCCACACTGCGGTCATGCGTTCGGGTCTCCCTGTTCGCTGGACGGCGGTGCGTTACCCCAGTATCCAGCGCGCGGTCACCACGGTCCTCGAGCTGCGCGCCAACCAATCGGTCGTCCGTGACGAGAACCAGATCCTGCCCGCCACCACGCCGCCAAGCCAGCCGTACTGGCTTCGCAAAGAAGGCACGGCCGGCTTGTTTCAAGTGGATAATCCTTCTCTCATCGGTCGTCCGGAGAACCCGGCCGCATTCCCGATCGAGTACGTCTTCGAAGTTGGCGGTCAGACCCTGGTGATTTCGGGTGAGCCGGTACAGGCGGCGGATCCCGCGAACGCGACCATGCGCCGCCGATTGGACGTGATCCCGCCGGTCTCACTTCGGTTCGTGTCGGATGTGCAGCTGTTCGCGCCCGGCGCCACACGCCCGGTGACGGTTGAGCTTACCGCCGCGCGCGCGAGCGTCGCCGGCACCGTGCAGTTGGAGGGCCCAACCGGTTGGAGGATCACCGCCTCACAACCATTTCATCTGGCCGAGGCAGGGGAGCACGCCCGGTTCACCTTCACCGTCACGGCACCGGCCCAGCTCGCCATGGCAACCCTCGAGGGCAGCGTGGAGGTCAATGGCCTACGGTTCAATACTCAGCGCATCGAGCTTCGTTACAACCACATTCCGTTTCAGCTCCTCCAACCCGTCGCGCGCCTGAAAGCGGTTTCCCTTGACCTGGCGATTCGAGGCCGTCACATCGGCTACCTGGCCGGCGCGGGTGACGACGTGGCCGGATGCTTGGAGCGCATGGGCTATGCGGTCACGCAGTTGACCGGCGCTGATTTGATCCCGGACAAGCTGCGCCCTCTGGATGCCGTCGTCATCGGTATCCGGGCCTTCAACACCCGGAAGGATCTCGCTGGCCATTTACCGGCGTTGTTCGAGTATGTCGAGGCAGGCGGAAATGTCATCGCACAGTACAACCTCTCCGACGGCCTGGGCGCAAACTGGCTGGCGCCCTTCCGCCTGCGCATTTCGCGAGACCGAGTTACGGACGAACATGCGCCGGTGACGTTTCTGGCGCCCGATCATCCGGTGTTGACCAGGCCGAATCGCATCACCAGAGCAGATTTTGACGGGTGGGTGCAGGAGCGTGGCCTGTATTTCCCGGACCAATGGGACGAACGCTTCTCGGCGATCCTTGCGTCCGGCGATCCCGGCGAGATGCCGCTCCGAGGCGGCCTGCTCGTGGCACGGCACGGAAAGGGGTATTTCGTGTACACCAGCCTGGCGTGGTTTCGGCAACTTCCTGAAGGAGTGCCCGGAGCGTACCGGCTGTTTGCGAATCTCGTCTCCTTGGGCAAGTGA